DNA from Elephas maximus indicus isolate mEleMax1 chromosome 18, mEleMax1 primary haplotype, whole genome shotgun sequence:
tctgtaaagattacagccttggaaaccctatggggcagttaatcATGACCAAGTCAATCATAGCTAactgaggatgatgtaggaccaggcagtgtttcattctgttgtgcatacggtcactatgagttggaaccgactcaacaatacttaacacaacacacacaaaattaatgaAGCAAGAACGTTAGCTGAAAGGGATACAAGAAGAGAAGACATTGGAAGTTTCAAGAAGAGGCAGTGAATAGTAGTTTCACAGAATGGGGTGGTAAACCTATACTTGGCAATATAGTAGGACAGTGTGCAGAAAATGACCCAAAGTTACATTACGGTGTATTTGAGTTAATTTTCCCTTGGAAAGGGACTATGATTAAATCTtaagggctttttgttttgtttttgatggcCTATAAAGGTAAAAAGTATATAAGCAACACATTTTCATAGAAGAAAACTGTGTTTAATAACTACTTATAATCTTATCATTCAGAGATAAACGTTGTGATATCCAGGTATGCATCACTTAATGTCCATgacacattctgtgaaataggacgttatgtgatttgacattgtGCGAGCACCATATTAAAGCCTGGCTGCCTCAGCCTTACCAACACTGGTCGTGTCTACAGGTCATTGCATTGAGGAAGTTCCTGAAAGTCCTTTGGTGGATGAAGATAAAGTTGAAGGCTACAAGAAGACCAAGGAGTCTGTTTTACTTCTTAAGAAACTTAAGGCCTGGAATGATATAAAAAATTCTATGCCTCTCAGCGACTGAGAGCTGGCAAGGACAAAATGAGAACCCGCCGTTGTACCCAGTACAGAAGACAGTGCCTTATCTATAATGAGGGCAATGGCATCATCAAGGCCAGCAGAAACATCTTGGAATTACTCTGGTTAATGTAAGCAAACTGAACATtagaaaacttgctcttgatgGGCATGTGGGACATTTCTGCATTTGGACTGAAAGTGCTTTTTGCAAGTTATATGAGCTGTATGGCACTTGGAGTAAAGCTACCTCCCACAAGAGTAACTATAACTTTCCCAGGCACAAGATGATTAATACAGATCTTAGCAGAATCTCGAAAAGCCCCAAGATTCAAAGAACGCTCTGAGCACCATGCAAGAAGATTCATCACAGAGTCCTGAGGAAGAACCCACTGAAAAACCTGAGAATCATGCTGAAGCTAAACTCATATGCAAAGATCATATGCCAAAGCACCGTTCTTCACcaggccaggaatgacaaactcaAGGGAGATAAAGCAGCCGCAACACTAGAGGCCAAATCAGATGAGAGGGGGACTCCAGGCAAGAAGACTGTGGTAGGGAATTGAGGAGGAAAGAACGCTGTTGATGTGAAGAAGCCTGTGGTGGGAAAGAGGGCCACAGCTACCAAGAAACCAGCAGCTGAGAAAAGCAGCCAGCAGAAAAGAAacctaccacagaagaaaggaagcCTGTGGCATAAACCCTTACATTTGTTAATTCCATACAAATCAAATCATATGAATAGCTTATTTCAAATAAAgacctgatcaaaaaaaaaaaaaaaagaccctcttCCAAGATTGAAAATTCAATAATTTTCTTCtagtatttaaaaatgtaaaaataaaactacagatcATTAATCTACCAGGTTTTATTTTGGTAGGATGTAATGAAGGAATCTAATATTGTGTTTTAATCATTCTTAAATCTCATGTCCCACAACAAATTTGGGATACATCCTTGTCAATAGTCGAGCTCTCAaatgatttcttaaaaattttcttttagaGGTTTTAAAACTGATAATATACCATCCTTGTAAACAAGCtatgttttaaagagaaaaaattacCTATAATCCCATCAGAGAAAATCAGTTACTTATTACTTACTTAAAATTATATTGTGTGTGTACTCATGGTTTGTCATCtatattttttcacttaaaatttttttttatttttataaaaatataaaggacATATTCACCAAATCAAcagtttttcacatgtacaattcatgaaaaccaattatatcaatcatgttgcacaaccatcaccaatatcctttgccaaattttccatccccataaaccaaaactcagtactaCCTAAAGATTCTCACTTTTTAAGCTTTTAAAAACTCTTTGTAAAATTTGATTTTAATGACTGCCTTTGATTTACACTACCACTGTACATTTAAGAATATAAGGTGTACCTAGGTCCTGTTTTAATTGTTTATATCTGATTATAAATAGTGTCACACCATAGTCAACATCAATGGAACTTAATATTGAATTGAATCTGcttttagtacttttttttaactgtaaaagCCATATACGCCCATTgtagaaagttttaaaaatagcaaAGATCATTATTCAGAGAACCACTGTTGAACTACAGcaaatattcattcaacaagtcaTTATTCATTACAGTATGTAGCAGGCACCGCTGTAGATGTGGATCCTCCTCTTCGGAGTTAATATTCTAGGGTATATAGTGATACGGTATGTCTTGTCAGTCTCCTATGGTATATAAAAGTGTGCTTTTAAAAAGGAACTATGAAATTTAAAAGTTGTAATCTGATTTTCTCCTTATGAGCTTCCTTCCTTGCCATTGAACCATCTTTTACAATGTCATCTTCAGTGGCTGCAGAAGAGTTATTTGTGTGGATGCACAGTAGTTCATCTAACCAGTCTTCTATAGTCAgacactttatttttttcctttttcaattcCTTTTTTGAATTTAAGGTGCATAACATACATGCTCGGTTTCTCTTTGACAGCATAATGAATTTGACCTTCACAAGACAATGAAGGATGAAGCAACGCtgtctttcttcctcattttcataccATCTTTGAGAGGATTTCAAGGTAAGCTCCATTCATAATACAACTAAGTGTTGGTTATTTGTACTACCGGATAGGAACATAAGCACACATTCAAGGTGGCTGTCTCCTCTATAGCCACagcatctgtcttaggctgggttctctagagaagcaaaccagtgaagcatacatgTGCAAATATACATAAAGAGATTtgtcaaggaaatgtctcacatggttgtggaggctggcaaatcccaaatctgtaggtcaagcATTGGACTGGGGGCGCCTCCTGACTtatgtagttgcaggggctgaggaactcaaactggcaggtcagatgacaggctgctggcccatgggGTTGCAGAATctggtgaatcaggtcagatggcaggctgctagctccTAGTGCTGCAGAAGTAacaaatcccagaatcagcaggtcagaaggcaggctgctggctaaagtcccaagaactagaggtcagatgatgatgagataAAGGATTCACAGAAAGCAAGTGTGCTTTGCCAGGGcattcatatatattggatgcaggccatactcaaggaaactccccttacatcagatgcTTGAGTAATGCAGTGATTTGACTAAGGATGTGACTTGAATAAGACAATTGCCAGTCAATACATACAGATCTAActtgttctttttaatgaataGTATCACACGGTATGGACATGCTGTAATTGACACAACTATTTTCACTTTGGTGGATATCCAGATATTTCCAGGGTTTTGCATTACAACAATGTGGTAATGAATGCTTTATTGTTGTATTTAGTACTGGGAAATGATCTGAAAGAAAAGAGCCAGAAGTAGGATTTTAATGTTACTGCCACCAGCAGCATAAGAGTATCCATTTTCCCCCTAATCTGGCCAGCACAAAATATGATCAATCCTCAAAATTATTGACAGTATGATGGATGAAAAACAATACTGAATTATTGATTTAAGTTGTATTTTTCCTGTTTCataatgagtttttaaaatatcatatGCTTTCCTCTTTTCTGTATTATCCttctatgtttttgttttgttttgtgttttgcttttctgtttcCTAATGAGTGGTTTTATCCAGCATCTGTTCCTTCTTCCTCCGTCCCGTTTAGCAGCTTCAGACCTTAAGTCAGACATCTAAGTTCATTTGAATTATGTATAAACAAAGAGCCGAGTAGTCTCTGAATAAGAGTGTGACTTGACTAACAGAGTGACTTAAGTAAGAGTGTACTTGAGTAACGGCGTGGCTTCAGTAAAGGTATGACTTGAGTAaggatgtgactttagtaagggtgtgaTGAGTAAAACAGTGACTTGAGTAAGGTGTAACTTGAGTAAGACAGTAACTTGAGCAAGGATGTGACTTGAATAAGAGTGATTTGcataagggtgtgacttgagtaaggcagTGACTTAAGTAAGGCTGTGTCTTGAGTCATGCCCTGTCATAACTGTGTGActtaagatacaccccacactaatcctgcatcattaacatataTAGGTTTAGAATTTCCAACACATACGtggaggataattacacaataccaTAAACAGGAGGACAAGTACACAACCctggggatcatggcccagccaagttgacacataacattaaccgtcATAGCATCATAACCTTTTCTAAAACATCAGTTAATGAGAAACAGGGAAGGGACTGGGAGCCCAAATGAAGTTTAAAAACCGTACATTGTTCTGCCCACTCTGATTAAAGCTCTTTCTAATATGTTATCTGCTACCACAAATAAAACCACTAGAAAGgctagtttgatttcttttttttaagttttagctTCGTACTCAACACTTAACAGAAAGCATTATCAGCTTTGCCACCCTCTGAGACAGGAATCCTTAATTATCCATTGAAATATTAGAGGGGTTTAGTAGAGCAATTAGGGAAGTTGACAATCACGGCTTTTCTTCCCCACCTTCCCATGTCTTTCTCTCGGCATAGAACCCCATCCCTCTAGCTCCCTGTACAGAAATAAACTAATCCTATCTGTGAAAGGGGAGGCATGGCAGGATGGAAAAAGCCctgaaggaagaggaaaagaagtaAGACTGCAGCAATTCTCCCATCTTGGGTTTGCTTAGGGGGTGTTTACTCTATTGTCTGTAAGATAAAGTTCCTTCCAGCCCTGATATCTTAGAATCCGCAAAGAAATTCACAATGCTTTATGAATTGGGCAAAATAGTTGGATGCTACCTTTAATGATTATGAAGTAACTAGATGTGTTTTCTTTGCAAAAACCTGTATTGTGATGAATCTGCTGACTTTTCAAAATAAACTTCTGAAATTGACAGTTAAAAAGAAGCACATGAGGAGTATTGGACTTCCACATTTGTATCCAGAGTATTTCTTAACTATGTTTTGGCTGACTCATTGGCTATCCTGAGAGTGGTCCTAAGCCAAATTAAATGAGTCATTTTATCTCCCCTTTGGATTCCTCCTGCCCATATCCTCCCCTGCTTGAGACTGGCACCTGGATAGTCCTCATAGCATCCTTAGCCCAGCATTGTCTTCTACCTGCTCCAAATCTTTCCCAACCCAACCAAGATGAGTATGTTCTATTCTTTTAGGTACTGCTGGCTCTAGTATAGTGGTcgagagctcaggctgttaacccaaaggtcggccattcaaatccactagccactccttggaaaccctagggggcagttctactctgtcctatacagttgctgtgagttggaatcaactcaacggccacaggcctggttttggttttggctctaGTTAGCTGGATAAACTAATCTATTACTGTTATAATAGGTGTTAAAAGTGAATGCATTCTGGGAATAAAAATCAACAGGAGTCTTTTACATACATAATATATATCATTTCCAGTACTGTGATAGGCCAGGGTGGGAGGCAAGATGAGACTATTTGATCAAGTGGGTAGCAAACCAGTGTTTCTATGCTTTGGGTGCTTTGGGCTCTTGTCAGTCATCGCAGTTAAACTGAATCAAACAAGCGTTCAATTAAAACTGTAGAAACTCAGAAGCAAGTCATGAAGATATGTTTAGTAATAAAACTACTAAGGGTTCTTGATAATGTGGTCTGTTAAGGATCAGGCTGCTGACCTAGGGTTATTCTTCTAGGCAGGTCCTGATAGAACCTTGACAAGCACCCATCACTAATTCTATTTATAACCTCTCTACTCTTAATTTTAGATCCATTCTTTTCAGCTTTCTTAGGCCGTTCTAGTATTGACAGCGAACTAACAGTCATTGGAAGACTTAATGAAGGTATAATTCTCCCTTGCTTATTTGAGAGTGGGCCTGAAGTTGTAATTCACTGGAAGATTCAAGACCACAATGTTCACAGCTACTACAAAGGCAGTGACCAATTAGAAAGGCAAGATCCCAGATATGCAAACAGGACAGCACTCTTCCATAGTGAAATTCGCAATGGGAATGCTTCTTTAACTCTCAGAAGGTTAAGCCTTCAGGATGAAGGAAGTTACATCTGCTATGCGGGAACAGCATTTGGAAAAACCACAAGCAAAGTAGTGCTAAAGATGGGAGGTGAGTGTGCATGTATAAGGTTTTTATAAAGCATAAAACTGGGATCCTTCCATGTTATTCCAAAATGTGTCTTTTTCTTAACCTAATATGCTATTGCTTCCTTGCCAGTCAATACATACAGATCTAActtgttctttttaatgaataGTATCACACGGTATGGACATGCTGTAATTGACACAACTATTTTCACTTTGGTGGATATCCAGATATTTCCAGGGTTTTGCATTACAACAATGTGGTAATGAATGCTTTATTGTTGTATTTAGTACTGGGAAATGATCTGAAAGAAAAGAGCCAGAAGTAGGATTTTAATGTTACTGCCACCAGCAGCATAAGAGTATCCATTTTCCCCCTAATCTGGCCAGCACAAAATATGATCAATCCTCAAAATTATTGACAGTATGATGGATGAAAAACAATACTGAATTATTGATTTAAGTTGTATTTTTCCTGTTTCataatgagtttttaaaatatcatatGCTTTCCTCTTTTCTGTATTATCCttctatgtttttgttttgttttgtgttttgcttttctgttttctaatgagTGGTTTTATCCAGCATCTGTTCCTTCTTCCTCCGTCCCGTTTAGCAGCTTCAGACCTTAAGTCAGACATCTAAGTTCATTTGAATTATGTATAAACAAAGAGCCAAGTAGTCTCTGAAAAAGCCTCTGAGCAGTCAGGAGAGCTTCCTAAGCTCTCGTTGCTAGATTTGGACACCTACATTGTTTGCTCAGTGAGGCCATAAGGTGTCTTTCTCAGCTATGTTTCTAGAGAGTTGAGATTGCTAGTtgctatgtatatatgtgtgctcttttttccccttttatgtAAGTACACTATATCTCACGTttctacagcaaaaaaaaatcttttttcctttcagtaaATGCTGTGTTTTGCTCATAAAGCTTAGTTTTTCATACCATGGGCATAAAAATAATAAGTGTGCTGCACAGATGGTCTAAAAAGAAGCTAATGATATTACTTCCTCCTATGTCCTCCTTTCTCCCACATAGCTTTCCTCATGCCTATGATGAAGTATGAAACAAGGAACACAAGTGCCTTCCTAACATGTTATGTGCTAACGGTTTATCCTCGTCCAACTATCACATGGCAAGTGGGCAATACAACTGTCTTTGAAAGCACTACGGAAGAAATTGGGCCGTTGCCTCCCTTTTATATCAAAAGTACACTGAATATTACATTTTCAAATACATCTTATGAATGTGTCATTGAAAATTCACTGCTGAAGCAAACATGGAGAGGACGATGGATGATGAAAGGTAGGCTCTGTACAGCTTTCTGTAGGCAAGTGCTGTGTCAAGAGTTGGGAGGGGATGGGGCGtgatttacaaaggaaaaaaagaaatggaaagaaacaaaagaaaatgctTTCCCTTCAGTTAGGAGACCAATTAGAGTCCCAGGGCCAATCTTACTGTTCGTATTACCTTAAGCAATCATTTTTCACTTCTGAGGTCTAGTTTCTCACTAATAAAATGGGAGCAACTCTTAGTTTGCTAGGCATTTATGAGTTAAATGAAAACATTCTTGAAATGGAAAGCAGAAAACCATCCATGAATATTCCTGTATTTCTGCCTAAGGCTTATGCTTCCGATGGGATTTCCTACCTACTTTTCACTTTAAAAAGATTAGAGGGGAAGGAAAGAGTGATTGCCTTTTAGCCGATCACAATATCCCACTTTTCCCAATCTTATAACTAAATAAGAATTAGCCTTAGTAAACCAGCTGCAGTCAAGTCAACTCTAATTCATAACAaacccatgtgtttcaaagtagaattgtgttccacggggttttcaacaaATGACTTTTTTGGAAATACATCACCAAGCCTCtcttcttaggcacctctgggtaaacccaaacctccaatctttctgttagcagctgaaagtgTTAACCCTTTGAACCACCCTAGAacattggtggttcggtggtagagctctcaccttccatgcaaggGACCTAGGTtatattcccagccaatgtacctcatgcacagccaccacccatctgtcagtggaagcttgcatgttgttatgatgctgaacaggtttcaatggagcttccagagttacatggactaggaagaagacatggtaatttacttctgaaaataagctcATGAAtaccctatgtatcacaacagtcaatccccaaccaatcatggggatggcgcagaactgggtgatgttttgttctgttgagcatggggttgtcatgagtcggcaGTAAACAATCACAAAAAAGAATCATAATTAGTATTACTGCTTCTGTTTTTTTAGTATTAGCCCTTTACTTTTTATTCAACCTCTATCATAGTATGACCAAGTTTCAGAACTCTTTCTCCTCATTTATTTCTACAAACACAAACTCTGATAAATGTCTAGATCTATAACCTAACGCTAAAGAAAAGATTAAGGGTAAAAATTAATTTGACACTTCCCTACCCAATTCTAAGGaaaattattgttttatatttcattaaaagcaaaacacaatttttctgtaaatctccCTTATGTGGGGAAGGTGGAGGGTAGCATCTTTTTTGGCCTTCTGTTCGCTGGGGTTTCATGTTCTCAGAGTGCCCACCTAGAAAGTATGGAAACTGTGAGAGACTCGCCATCTTTACATGGCTCTAGAGTTAAAGGCATGGGTACCCGATGTTCACTGGCCGTTTTTCAGGAGCCAGACAGGAAGAGAAATGTGAGAAATGTGAGAAACAGTTGAAAATGTTAATGTTAAATTgtcaatattttctttggaaaatcaTAATTTCTCGTGTTTATTCAAATTGAAGCACCAACTTTATCTTGTTAAAAATCTATTATGTGCCAAGCCTTTGTCTCCTCCCAGACTGTGGCTTAAGAACTTGGACTCTTACCCATCTCTGGATCCACGCATCTAGCACAAACATGTAAAACTAAACTGGGAAGGCAGCATAAAAAGGGAGTGATTGACCTTtcttggaggcggggccaagatggcagaatagccagatgcttctggcaatcccttttacaacaaagacccaaagaatcaaatgaaacaattatatttatactatgacaagctaggagccctgaacaacaaaggcgaagttagaaaatggactgagtggcagggggagagagaccttcagaagcggagaggagttgccagacctgaatcactggaatccctcaggcaccattcccggaagtGGCTGTGGTgagctggtggtagcgttcagctgcagttttccaagggagaagcagccagctacacagcttactcacacctctggaaccaaagaagaatggtgccctcggcaaaagctaagtactcgcaTATGTTTTATCATACTCttcacccccaagctggcttcagtggttattgatttccctgggcctgagataggcctatTTGAGCACACTGAGCCATGCTCCccgacttggagaaggaa
Protein-coding regions in this window:
- the HHLA2 gene encoding HERV-H LTR-associating protein 2 codes for the protein MKDEATLSFFLIFIPSLRGFQDPFFSAFLGRSSIDSELTVIGRLNEGIILPCLFESGPEVVIHWKIQDHNVHSYYKGSDQLERQDPRYANRTALFHSEIRNGNASLTLRRLSLQDEGSYICYAGTAFGKTTSKVVLKMGAFLMPMMKYETRNTSAFLTCYVLTVYPRPTITWQVGNTTVFESTTEEIGPLPPFYIKSTLNITFSNTSYECVIENSLLKQTWRGRWMMKEHLHKMQSEDVSLSCQLTNNFSLQNQDFTVTWSRKKSGTSSMLAYFLSSSQNTIINEPRFSWNKERINQNDFSSTLTDLALSDSAEYLCNISSRKYALLMVHTLRVELSRRIVSQKMIIIILVALSLLILLIIGCLVHHLRRSNKATESCSPDSPDEHAGNAEGNVLLSDTQPVREMEPEA